A stretch of the Capsicum annuum cultivar UCD-10X-F1 chromosome 8, UCD10Xv1.1, whole genome shotgun sequence genome encodes the following:
- the LOC107879912 gene encoding B3 domain-containing protein At5g60130 isoform X1 codes for MEKGFFKLYSSDSAKRLFSSKKIPTGFTDYKNGKLPWKVSLRDRFGNMWTIEVTKTGREFYFQYGWVKFIEDNTVEFGDFFIFDYDGNGIFDFKLLGKTGCEKKGVGGLKLDVKEEEEEEISVENRKNVQSKAKNWASDSTSSSSDDDSDEECYMVEEEEEEDEEYEETEKVPCSIHRYVAVCKARDRHDPLGTDIFRSGRATPPKNPYFVAKIIPKRRNQLFIPLDVVRGYKLKLPSSMTIRDSVGREFEAKCKSWKDGRIFLTGGWSRLCRWNLAEKNDLCICEFVRGERNKGLYLQVQFLHEGASSHLNEKNIN; via the exons ATGGAAAAGGGTTTCTTCAAGCTTTACTCCTCTGACAGCGCAAAGCGGCTG TTTTCTTCAAAGAAAATTCCCACAGGTTTTACCGATTACAAGAATGGAAAGTTACCTTGGAAGGTTTCCCTTAGGGATCGGTTTGGCAATATGTGGACTATAGAAGTGACCAAAACAGGAAGAGAGTTTTATTTTCAATATGGATGGGTGAAATTTATTGAGGACAACACTGTAGAGTTTGgagacttttttatttttgactatgaTGGAAATGGAATATTTGACTTCAAATTACTTGGAAAAACTGGATGTGAAAAGAAAGGAGTTGGAGGCTTAAAATTGGATGtgaaggaggaggaagaggaagaaataAGTGTTGAGAATCGAAAGAATGTACAGTCGAAAGCAAAGAACTGGGCTAGTGATAGCACCAGTAGTTCTTCTGATGACGATAGTGATGAGGAATGTTATATggtagaagaagaagaggaggaggacgAGGAATATGAAGAGACGGAAAAGGTGCCATGTTCAATACATAGATATGTGGCTGTTTGCAAGGCGAGGGATCGTCATGACCCACTCGGTACTGATATATTCAGAAGTGGACGTGCAACTCCGCCAAAAAATCCATACTTTGTAGCgaaaataataccaaaaagaagaaatcaacTG TTCATTCCGCTTGATGTGGTCAGAGGCTACAAACTGAAACTCCCTTCAAGCATGACCATTCGCGACTCTGTTGGCAGAGAATTTGAGGCAAAATGCAAGAGTTGGAAGGACGGTAGAATATTTTTAACTGGCGGATGGAGCAGATTATGTAGGTGGAACCTTGCGGAAAAAAATGACTTGTGTATTTGTGAATTTGTGAGAGGAGAACGCAACAAAGGCCTTTACTTACAAGTTCAATTTCTCCATGAAGGAGCAAGTTCCCATCTCAacgagaaaaatattaattag
- the LOC107840138 gene encoding heat shock 70 kDa protein, mitochondrial, translated as MSFAGLMLRPLRRAQFANSAYKVLASNTKPSWCPSHFGAKWAGLARPFSSKPAGNEIIGIDLGTTNSCVAVMEGKNPKVIENAEGARTTPSVVAFNQKGERLVGTPAKRQAVTNPANTLSGTKRLNGRRFDDLQTQKEMKMVPYKIVRGSNGDAWLEANGQQYSPSQVGAFVLTKMKETAEAYLGKSISKAVITVPAYFNDAQRQATKDAGRIAGLDVQRIINEPTAAALSYGMNNKEGLVAVFDLGGGTFDVSILEISNGVFEVKATNGDTFLGGEDFDNALLEFLVSEFKRTDGLDLSKDRLALQRLREAAEKAKIELSSTSQTDINLPFITADASGAKHLNITLTRSKFETLVNHLIERTRNPCKNCLKDAGISLKDVDEVLLVGGMTRVPKVQEIVSEIFGKSPSKGVNPDEAVAMGAALQGGILRGDVKELLLLDVTPLSLGIETLGGIFTRLINRNTTIPTKKSQVFSTAADNQTQVGIKVLQGEREMASDNKLLGEFDLVGIPPAPRGMPQIEVTFDIDANGMVTVSAKDKATNKEQQISIRSSGGLSEDEINKMVREAEMHVQKDQERKTLIDLRNSADATIYSIEKSVNEYKDKVPKEVVTEIETAVSDLRAAMGTENIDDIKSKLDAANKAVSKIGEHMTGNSSGGASSGSRGGDQPPEAEYEEMKK; from the exons ATGAGTTTCGCTGGCCTTATGCTTCGACCTTTACGTCGTGCTCAGTTTGCTAACTCTGCCTATAAAGTT CTTGCCTCCAACACCAAGCCTTCATGGTGTCCATCACATTTTGGTGCTAAATGGGCTGGTCTGGCTAGACCATTCAG CTCTAAACCTGCTGGAAATGAAATAATTGGGATTGACTTGGGTACTACCAACTCTTGTGTCGCTGTGATGGAGGGGAAG AATCCTAAAGTCATTGAGAATGCTGAAGGGGCAAGAACAACTCCTTCTGTGGTTGCATTTAACCAGAAGGGAGAACGACTTGTTGGTACTCCGGCCAAGCGTCAAGCAGTGACCAATCCTGCAAACACACTTTCTGGGACCAAGCGTCTAAATGGCAGACGCTTCGATGATCTTCAAACTCAAAAGGAGATGAAGATGGTTCCTTACAAGATAGTGAGAGGCTCAAATGGAGATGCTTGGCTTGAAGCAAATGGACAACAATATTCTCCAAGCCAGGTTGGagcttttgttctaacaaagatGAAGGAAACTGCAGAAGCCTACCTAGGGAAATCTATTAGTAAAGCTGTGATCACTGTTCCAGCTTATTTCAATGATGCTCAGAGGCAGGCTACAAAGGACGCCGGGCGAATTGCGGGTCTTGATGTGCAAAGGATTATTAATGAGCCTACTGCAGCTGCTCTCTCTTATGGTATGAACAACAAAGAAGGTCTTGTTGCTGTTTTTGATCTTGGCGGTGGAACATTTGATGTTTCAATCCTGGAGATATCAAATGGTGTTTTTGAG GTCAAGGCAACCAACGGTGACACCTTCTTAGGAGGAGAGGATTTTGACAATGCCTTGTTAGAATTTTTAGTGAGCGAGTTTAAGAGGACGGACGGACTCGACCTATCAAAAGACAGGCTTGCTCTGCAAAGACTTCGAGAGGCAGCTGAGAAAGCTAAGATAGAGCTTTCATCAACATCTCAAACTGATATCAACTTGCCATTCATCACAGCCGATGCATCAGGGGCTAAACATCTTAATATCACATTGACAAGATCAAAATTTGAGACGTTGGTGAACCACTTGATTGAGAGGACAAGGAATCCTTGCAAGAATTGTTTGAAGGATGCTGGGATATCGTTAAAAGATGTGGATGAGGTTCTCCTTGTTGGAGGTATGACACGGGTTCCTAAGGTGCAGGAAATAGTCTCTGAGATATTTGGTAAAAGCCCAAGCAAAGGTGTCAATCCAGATGAGGCAGTTGCCATGGGAGCTGCACTTCAAGGTGGAATTCTCCGTGGTGACGTTAAAGAGTTGCTTCTTTTGGATGTAACTCCGCTATCTCTTGGTATTGAGACATTGGGAGGCATCTTTACTAGGTTAATTAACAGGAATACTACCATCCCCACAAAGAAAAGCCAG GTGTTTTCCACTGCTGCGGACAATCAAACACAAGTGGGCATTAAGGTATTACAAGGTGAACGTGAAATGGCATCTGATAACAAGCTTCTGGGTGAATTTGATCTTGTAGGTATTCCTCCGGCACCAAGAGGTATGCCTCAGATAGAGGTCACGTTTGACATAGATGCAAATGGAATGGTCACTGTGTCCGCCAAGGACAAGGCTACTAACAAAGAGCAGCAGATCAGCATTCGGTCGTCTGGTGGTCTATCGGAAGACGAGATAAACAAGATGGTCAGGGAAGCTGAAATGCATGTGCAGAAGGATCAAGAGCGCAAGACACTTATTGATCTCAGGAACAGTGCAGATGCTACCATATACAGTATTGAGAAGAGCGTGAATGAATACAAGGACAAGGTCCCCAAGGAGGTGGTCACAGAAATTGAGACAGCTGTTTCGGATTTGAGAGCAGCAATGGGGACCGAGAACATTGATGATATCAAGTCGAAACTTGATGCAGCAAACAAAGCTGTCTCGAAGATTGGAGAGCACATGACTGGCAACAGTTCTGGTGGTGCATCCAGTGGTTCACGAGGAGGAGATCAACCACCTGAGGCTGAATACGaggaaatgaagaaatag
- the LOC107840140 gene encoding rDNA transcriptional regulator pol5 — MSMETVGSEQQSREKMKTDKKKRKAETEVPDTPSTPHKISSNPMEKKKQKRALDKEKRKLESEKMVEAKRKLIASELRSNQKTVISPTTSGLPEFHISIFKDLAAAETSIREAAAHSLVAELLEVQKVYDSIANKEVIEGQLKLEADKDDGLNNCAPSLRYAVRRLIRGVSSSRECARQGFALGMTVLVCAVPCIKVDALLKLIVELLEISSSMRGQEKKDCLLGRLFAYGAIARSGRLTLEWTADKNTPYIKEFVGSLVSLAKMKPYLQEPAVSIMLELVDKLPVEVSLNHILEAPGLKEWFESAMEVGNPDALLLALSIREKTGVDNKDFGKLLPFPYSPGRLFSVEHLSLLSNCLKESHFCQPRTHSVWYSLVNILLPENVLQDFDPSAALNSIKKHKKGRKGSSAEEDIEKNVKNFSEVIIEGSLLPSSHNCKNLAFNVLLLLLPKLPASCIYNVLSYKVVQCLKDVLSMKDTNLFKAGQYFLREFSEWVKHDDVRRVAVIMALQKHSNGKFDCFTRSKTVKGLMSEFKTESGCMLLIQNLVDMFLDEARASEEPSDQSQTTDDNSEIGSLEDKDSIGAVGTSDFLKRWVVESLTNSLKHLTLDTNAKFRVQREILKFLAVQGLFSSTLGTEVTSFELEEKFRWPKSPISSALCRMCIEQLQLLLSNAQKGDGPQVVTSGLEINDLGAYFMRFLTTLRNIPSVSLFRSLSDDDEEAIKKLQAMESQLSRQERNLGPSIDTNKFHSMRYLLIQLLLQVLLRPQEYSEAASELVICCTKAFRSSDLLASSGEDEAEGDDTPEFMDVLVDTMLSLLPQSSAPMRTAIEQVFKCFCHDVTDDGLLRMLRVIKKDLKPARHQETDSENDDDEDDDDDVLDIEEAEDSDEAEMDETAEGDGHADDSETVVDVEGVSAERPQASDDDSDEGMDDDAMFRMDAHLAKMVQDRKNQAGGETAHSQLALFKLRILSLLEIYLHENSGKPQVLKIFSSLAQAFVNPHTTEGNEQLGQRIWGILQKKIFKAKDYPRGEAIQLPVLKSLLERNLALAAKPFKKKKSASSLSKKKLSAALNRYKMIISLAQSSTFWILKIIDAKNLPESELQEVFRIFRGKLEGYLDSKSTRMKCEFLKEIFKRRPWIGHELFGFLLEKCASAKLQFRQIEALELVIEILKSTVSSNPDESSHLTKLGSLVNVLLKNMPEKASRRADVRKFCGKVIQFLTDPKLRTSFLKALEPDCEAQLTEMFPILKK, encoded by the exons ATGAGCATGGAGACGGTTGGGTCTGAGCAGCAGTCAAGGGAGAAAATGAAGACAGACAAGAAAAAAAGGAAGGCCGAAACAGAGGTACCTGATACCCCATCAACCCCTCACAAGATTTCTAGCAATCCtatggagaagaagaagcaaaaaagAGCTCTAGACAAAGAGAAGCGCAAACTGGAGTCGGAGAAAATGGTCGAAGCCAAGCGAAAATTAATAGCttctgaattgagaagtaatcaGAAGACAGTGATTTCTCCTACTACTAGTGGGTTGCCCGAGTTCCACATTAGTATATTTAAGGACCTTGCAGCTGCTGAGACTTCCATTAGAGAAGCAGCTGCTCATTCTTTAGTTGCTGAGTTGCTTGAAGTTCAGAAGGTTTATGATAGTATCGCCAACAAGGAAGTGATTGAGGGACAGCTCAAATTGGAAGCTGATAAGGATGATGGGTTGAATAACTGTGCCCCTTCGTTGAGATATGCAGTTCGAAGGCTAATTCGAGGCGTTTCTTCATCAAGAGAG TGTGCAAGGCAAGGATTTGCATTAGGCATGACAGTTTTGGTTTGTGCAGTTCCATGCATAAAAGTGGACGCACTGTTGAAGCTAATTGTTGAATTGTTGGAGATCTCTTCTTCCATGAGGGGTCAG GAAAAAAAAGATTGCCTATTGGGGCGATTATTTGCTTATGGAGCTATTGCAAGATCAGGAAGATTAACTTTAGAGTGGACTGCTGATAAGAACACTCCTTACATTAAAGAATTTGTTGGTTCTCTCGTCTCGCTGGCAAAAATGAAGCCTTACTTACAAGAACCTGCTGTCTCAATTATGTTGGAGTTGGTTGACAAG TTACCTGTTGAAGTTTCATTGAATCATATACTTGAAGCTCCTGGACTTAAAGAGTGGTTTGAAAGTGCAATGGAAGTTGGAAATCCTGATGCTTTGCTTCTTGCCCTTTCTATACGTGAAAAAACTGGTGTCGATAATAAAGATTTTGGCAAGCTTCTGCCTTTTCCGTATAGCCCCGGCCGGCTTTTCAGCGTGGAACATTTGTCCTTGCTTTCCAATTGCTTGAAG GAATCCCACTTCTGTCAGCCACGAACTCATAGTGTATGGTATTCCTTGGTAAATATACTTTTACCTGAAAATGTTCTACAAGATTTTGATCCCTCTGCAGCTTTAAATTCCATTAAAAAGCACAAAAAAGGCCGCAAGGGTAGCTCAGCAGAAGAAGATATTGAGAAAAATGTTAAAAACTTTAGTGAAGTTATCATTGAAGGATCACTTCTTCCATCATCTCATAATTGCAAGAATTTGGCTTTCAATGTTCTTCTGCTTCTCCTTCCAAAACTGCCTGCATCGTGCATCTACAATGTTCTGTCTTACAAAGTTGTGCAGTGCTTAAAGGATGTACTTTCCATGAAAGACACTAATCTATTCAAAGCCGGTCAATACTTTTTACGAGAATTTTCTGAGTGGGTGAAGCATGATGATGTTAGAAGAGTGGCAGTTATCATGGCTCTACAGAAGCATAGTAATGGGAAGTTTGATTGCTTCACCAGGTCAAAAACTGTAAAAGGGTTGATGTCTGAGTTCAAAACTGAGTCTGGATGCATGCTTCTCATTCAGAACTTAGTTGACATGTTCCTGGACGAAGCTCGTGCTTCTGAGGAGCCTTCAGATCAGAGTCAAACTACAGATGACAACTCAGAAATTGGTTCCTTAGAAGATAAGGATTCTATTGGAGCAGTAGGAACATCAGACTTTTTGAAAAGATGGGTTGTAGAGTCACTTACCAATAGCTTGAAGCATTTAACTCTGGATACAAATGCAAAGTTCAGGGTCCAAagagaaattctaaaatttttggcAGTTCAGGGTCTATTTTCTTCAACTCTTGGAACTGAGGTAACATCTTTTGAACTGGAAGAAAAATTTAGGTGGCCAAAGTCTCCCATTTCAAGTGCTCTTTGTAGGATGTGCATTGAGCAGCTACAGTTACTGCTATCAAATGCTCAAAAAGGCGATGGACCTCAAGTTGTGACAAGTGGCCTTGAAATTAATGATCTTGGAGCTTATTTCATGCGATTTCTTACTACATTGCGAAACATTCCTTCTGTTTCGCTATTTAGGTCCTTGAGcgatgatgatgaagaagctaTCAAAAAATTGCAGGCTATGGAGTCTCAGCTCTCAAGACAG GAGAGAAACTTGGGTCCAAGTATTGACACAAATAAATTTCATTCCATGAGGTACCTTCTGATACAATTGTTGCTTCAAGTCCTACTTCGGCCTCAAGAATATTCTGAAGCTGCCTCTGAATTGGTTATTTGCTGTACCAAAGCTTTTCGATCATCCGATCTTCTTGCTTCCTCTGGAGAAGATGAAGCAGAGGGAGATGACACACCCGAATTCATGGATGTTCTAGTGGACACCATGCTTTCGTTGCTGCCACAGTCATCAGCTCCGATGCGAACCGCTATTGAACAG GTGTTCAAATGTTTTTGTCATGATGTCACGGATGATGGGTTACTTCGAATGTTGCGGGTTATAAAGAAAGATCTCAAACCAGCCAGACACCAAGAAACAGACagtgagaatgatgatgatgaggacgACGATGACGACGTTCTTGACATCGAAGAAGCAGAGGACTCTGATGAAGCAGAGATGGACGAAACTGCAGAGGGTGATGGACATGCAGATGACTCGGAGACAGTAGTTGACGTTGAGGGTGTTAGCGCAGAACGTCCTCAAGcttctgatgatgattctgatgaGGGAATggatgatgatgcaatgttcCGCATGGACGCCCATCTAGCTAAAATGGTCCAGGATAGGAAGAACCAGGCTGGTGGTGAAACTGCTCATTCACAGCTTGCCCTCTTCAAACTCCGTATCCTCTCTTTGCTGGAGATCTACCTACATGAAAATTCAG GGAAACCACAAGTGTTGAAAATATTCTCTAGCCTAGCTCAAGCATTTGTAAACCCGCACACTACAGAAGGTAACGAACAACTTGGCCAacgaatttggggaattttacagaagaaaatcttcaaggcaaaggaCTATCCAAGAGGTGAAGCCATCCAACTCCCAGTGCTTAAGTCACTCCTGGAAAGGAACTTGGCACTGGCCGCGAAGcctttcaagaaaaagaaatctGCTTCTAGCTTGTCAAAGAAAAAGCTGTCTGCTGCCTTGAATAGATACAAAATGATCATTTCTCTTGCTCAGAGTTCAACATTTTGGATTTTGAAGATAATTGATGCGAAAAACCTTCCAGAGTCCGAACTTCAGGAGGTTTTTCGTATATTCAGAGGAAAGCTGGAGGGCTACTTAGATAGCAAAAGTACTCGTATGAAGTGTGAGTTTctaaaagaaatttttaaaagaCGACCATGGATTGGACATGAGCTATTTGGCTTCCTTTTGGAGAAATGTGCTAGTGCAAAGCTACAGTTTCGACAAATTGAGGCTCTTGAACTAGTTATTGAGATTTTAAAATCAACTGTGTCTTCAAACCCTGATGAGAGCAGCCATCTTACTAAGTTAGGCTCTCTTGTTAATGTGTTGTTGAAAAATATGCCCGAGAAGGCGTCAAGACGAGCTGATGTGCGGAAGTTCTGTGGTAAAGTAATTCAGTTCTTAACAGACCCTAAGCTGAGAACCTCGTTTCTTAAGGCTCTGGAACCAGATTGTGAAGCTCAACTGACCGAAATGTTTCCTATTTTGAAAAAGTGA
- the LOC107857120 gene encoding transcription factor GTE7, which produces MASAVLASQNESSWAQSGGAGGGGFMGKTPFSQLNPNHNPNPKKKQKQFHQTSNGRHMDDSPAVTQTASDDAYSFNQRPIESTTNVDGLNLGGYMTYSVVSYNKSELHELRSRLVAELEQIRNLKDRIESGQFSTTNPRSQGKSKKLSGNKRPTPSGSAKDPKNLPNGVDNRNFGNPGGGGGGLKAIAMEGMMKDCKQILGKLMKHKNGWIFNTPVDAEALGLHDYHQIIKRPMDLGTVKLNLSKNSYATPFEFAADVRLTFNNALLYNPKTDKVHGFAEQLLGRFEDLFRPLQDKLIKLEGGRRDFQPVDELQGSSWNHIPTPERVKKPKATQAPHISKKQERMQNHSSASTPSVPLPPPNPPARQQSPLSTPSPVRAPPAKPQSTAKATTAKQPKPRAKDPNKREMSMEEKHKLGVGLQSLPQEKMPQLVQIIRKRNEHLAQDGDEIELDIEALDTETLWELDRFVTNWKKMVSKTKRQALMNNLGAPSASAAASAATTSVAEADGPTTSEKNDSFRKPKKGDVGDEDVEIEDDEPAANFPPVEIEKDEGAPPEGGGRDQDNGGAASSSSSGSSSSSGSSSSDSDSGSSSGSDSDADDAHS; this is translated from the exons ATGGCATCCGCCGTCTTAGCTAGCCAGAATGAATCTAGCTGGGCTCAGTCTGGTGGTGCCGGTGGTGGTGGATTCATGGGGAAAACCCCTTTTTCACAACTGAACCCTAATCATAACCCTAACCCTAAGAAAAAGCAGAAGCAATTCCATCAAACATCTAATGGTCGTCACATGGATGATTCGCCTGCCGTGACGCAAACGGCGTCCGATGATGCCTACTCGTTCAATCAACGGCCGATTGAATCGACGACCAACGTTGACGGCCTCAATCTCGGAGGGTATATGACCTACAGCGTCGTATCTTACAACAAAAGCGAGCTCCATGAGCTACGGAGTCGGTTGGTGGCGGAGCTCGAACAGATCCGAAACCTTAAGGATCGAATCGAATCCGGTCAATTCAGCACCACCAACCCCAGATCTCAAGGGAAGTCGAAGAAACTATCTGGAAATAAACGGCCCACCCCTTCCGGATCCGCTAAAGATCCGAAAAACCTCCCAAACGGAGTTGATAATAGGAATTTTGGTAATcctggtggtggtggtggtggtcttaaGGCTATCGCAATGGAAGGTATGATGAAGGATTGCAAGCAGATTTTGGGAAAGCTGATGAAGCATAAAAATGGGTGGATTTTCAATACCCCTGTTGATGCTGAAGCCTTGGGTCTTCATGATTACCACCAGATTATTAAGCGACCCATGGATTTGGGGACGGTCAAATTGAATTTGTCTAAGAATTCTTACGCTACCCCATTTGAATTTGCAGCTGATGTAAGGCTTACTTTCAATAATGCCTTGTTGTATAACCCTAAAACAGATAAAGTTCATGGCTTTGCTGAGCAGCTTCTTGGACGATTTGAGGACTTGTTTAGACCGCTTCAGGATAAATTGATTAAGCTTGAAGGCGGCAGGAGGGATTTTCAACCTGTGGATGAGTTGCAGGGGAGTTCTTGGAATCACATTCCTACGCCCGAGAGAGTGAAGAAACCCAAGGCTACCCAGGCCCCTCATATTTCAAAGAAGCAAGAGCGGATGCAAAATCATTCTAGTGCGTCAACGCCCTCTGTACCACTGCCTCCACCCAATCCACCAGCTCGGCAGCAGTCCCCATTGTCAACTCCTTCCCCAGTGAGGGCACCACCGGCAAAGCCGCAATCAACTGCCAAAGCTACTACGGCTAAACAACCTAAGCCAAGGGCGAAGGATCCAAATAAAAGAGAGATGAGTATGGAGGAGAAGCATAAATTAGGTGTTGGATTGCAAAGTTTACCGCAAGAGAAGATGCCGCAGTTGGTGCAGATTATAAGGAAGAGGAATGAACATTTAGCCCAAGACGGTGATGAGATTGAGCTCGACATTGAGGCCCTTGACACTGAGACTCTATGGGAGCTTGATCGTTTTGTTACCAATTGGAAGAAGATGGTAAGCAAAACCAAGAGGCAGGCATTGATGAACAATTTGGGGGCACCATCCGCCAGTGCTGCAGCTTCTGCTGCTACTACATCCGTTGCGGAGGCAGATGGG CCTACTACAAGCGAGAAGAATGACTCCTTCAGAAAGCCCAAGAAGGGTGATGTTGGAGATGAGGATGTAGAGATAGAGGATGATGAACCAGCTGCCAATTTTCCTCCCGTGGAAATTGAGAAGGATGAAGGTGCACCGCCCGAAGGTGGCGGGCGGGATCAGGATAATGGTGGTGCTGCTAGTAGTAGTTCTAGTGGTTCTAGCTCCAGCAGTGGTTCCTCCTCTAGTG ATTCTGATTCAGGAAGTTCATCCGGAAGTGACTCCGATGCTGATGATGCACACTCTTGA
- the LOC107879912 gene encoding B3 domain-containing protein At5g60130 isoform X2 yields MEKGFFKLYSSDSAKRLKIPTGFTDYKNGKLPWKVSLRDRFGNMWTIEVTKTGREFYFQYGWVKFIEDNTVEFGDFFIFDYDGNGIFDFKLLGKTGCEKKGVGGLKLDVKEEEEEEISVENRKNVQSKAKNWASDSTSSSSDDDSDEECYMVEEEEEEDEEYEETEKVPCSIHRYVAVCKARDRHDPLGTDIFRSGRATPPKNPYFVAKIIPKRRNQLFIPLDVVRGYKLKLPSSMTIRDSVGREFEAKCKSWKDGRIFLTGGWSRLCRWNLAEKNDLCICEFVRGERNKGLYLQVQFLHEGASSHLNEKNIN; encoded by the exons ATGGAAAAGGGTTTCTTCAAGCTTTACTCCTCTGACAGCGCAAAGCGGCTG AAAATTCCCACAGGTTTTACCGATTACAAGAATGGAAAGTTACCTTGGAAGGTTTCCCTTAGGGATCGGTTTGGCAATATGTGGACTATAGAAGTGACCAAAACAGGAAGAGAGTTTTATTTTCAATATGGATGGGTGAAATTTATTGAGGACAACACTGTAGAGTTTGgagacttttttatttttgactatgaTGGAAATGGAATATTTGACTTCAAATTACTTGGAAAAACTGGATGTGAAAAGAAAGGAGTTGGAGGCTTAAAATTGGATGtgaaggaggaggaagaggaagaaataAGTGTTGAGAATCGAAAGAATGTACAGTCGAAAGCAAAGAACTGGGCTAGTGATAGCACCAGTAGTTCTTCTGATGACGATAGTGATGAGGAATGTTATATggtagaagaagaagaggaggaggacgAGGAATATGAAGAGACGGAAAAGGTGCCATGTTCAATACATAGATATGTGGCTGTTTGCAAGGCGAGGGATCGTCATGACCCACTCGGTACTGATATATTCAGAAGTGGACGTGCAACTCCGCCAAAAAATCCATACTTTGTAGCgaaaataataccaaaaagaagaaatcaacTG TTCATTCCGCTTGATGTGGTCAGAGGCTACAAACTGAAACTCCCTTCAAGCATGACCATTCGCGACTCTGTTGGCAGAGAATTTGAGGCAAAATGCAAGAGTTGGAAGGACGGTAGAATATTTTTAACTGGCGGATGGAGCAGATTATGTAGGTGGAACCTTGCGGAAAAAAATGACTTGTGTATTTGTGAATTTGTGAGAGGAGAACGCAACAAAGGCCTTTACTTACAAGTTCAATTTCTCCATGAAGGAGCAAGTTCCCATCTCAacgagaaaaatattaattag
- the LOC124886468 gene encoding uncharacterized protein LOC124886468, with translation MEKMKQKRALRRRMESEKKVESKILWRNKEEVEGQLKLEAKGDDGFNDFASSLGFVVGASFVTFLYKVIKARICIRHDSIGWSSSIHKSGCTDEVNCCVVGDLFFYEGSGHKRLPIGELVCLWSFCKIREINFWSGLLIRAFLIVKHLLVLLSFWQQRSVTYKSLPYQFFWS, from the exons ATGGAGAAGATGAAGCAAAAAAGAGCTCTGAGGCGCCGAATGGAATCTGAGAAAAAGGTTGAATCTAAGATACTGTGGAGGAACAAGGAAGAGGTTGAGGGCCAGCTCAAATTGGAAGCCAAAGGGGATGATGGGTTCAATGATTTTGCATCTTCTTTGGGATTTGTTGTAGGAGCCTCATTTGTGACATTTCTTTATAAAG TGATCAAGGCAAGGATTTGCATTAGGCATGACAGTATTGGCTGGTCCAGTTCCATACATAAAAGTGGATGCACTGATGAAGTTAATTGTTGCGTTGTTGGAGATCTCTTCTTCTATGAAGGGTCAG GACATAAGAGATTGCCTATTGGGGAGCTTGTATGCTTATGGAGCTTTTGCAAGATcagggaaattaatttttggagtGGATTGCTGATAAGAGCATTCCTTATAGTAAAGCATTTGCTGGTTCTCTTGTCTTTCTGGCAGCAAAGAAGCGTTACTTACAAGAGTCTGCCATATCAGTTCTTTTGGAGTTGA
- the LOC107879912 gene encoding B3 domain-containing protein At5g60130 isoform X3 has translation MWTIEVTKTGREFYFQYGWVKFIEDNTVEFGDFFIFDYDGNGIFDFKLLGKTGCEKKGVGGLKLDVKEEEEEEISVENRKNVQSKAKNWASDSTSSSSDDDSDEECYMVEEEEEEDEEYEETEKVPCSIHRYVAVCKARDRHDPLGTDIFRSGRATPPKNPYFVAKIIPKRRNQLFIPLDVVRGYKLKLPSSMTIRDSVGREFEAKCKSWKDGRIFLTGGWSRLCRWNLAEKNDLCICEFVRGERNKGLYLQVQFLHEGASSHLNEKNIN, from the exons ATGTGGACTATAGAAGTGACCAAAACAGGAAGAGAGTTTTATTTTCAATATGGATGGGTGAAATTTATTGAGGACAACACTGTAGAGTTTGgagacttttttatttttgactatgaTGGAAATGGAATATTTGACTTCAAATTACTTGGAAAAACTGGATGTGAAAAGAAAGGAGTTGGAGGCTTAAAATTGGATGtgaaggaggaggaagaggaagaaataAGTGTTGAGAATCGAAAGAATGTACAGTCGAAAGCAAAGAACTGGGCTAGTGATAGCACCAGTAGTTCTTCTGATGACGATAGTGATGAGGAATGTTATATggtagaagaagaagaggaggaggacgAGGAATATGAAGAGACGGAAAAGGTGCCATGTTCAATACATAGATATGTGGCTGTTTGCAAGGCGAGGGATCGTCATGACCCACTCGGTACTGATATATTCAGAAGTGGACGTGCAACTCCGCCAAAAAATCCATACTTTGTAGCgaaaataataccaaaaagaagaaatcaacTG TTCATTCCGCTTGATGTGGTCAGAGGCTACAAACTGAAACTCCCTTCAAGCATGACCATTCGCGACTCTGTTGGCAGAGAATTTGAGGCAAAATGCAAGAGTTGGAAGGACGGTAGAATATTTTTAACTGGCGGATGGAGCAGATTATGTAGGTGGAACCTTGCGGAAAAAAATGACTTGTGTATTTGTGAATTTGTGAGAGGAGAACGCAACAAAGGCCTTTACTTACAAGTTCAATTTCTCCATGAAGGAGCAAGTTCCCATCTCAacgagaaaaatattaattag